A stretch of Acipenser ruthenus chromosome 1, fAciRut3.2 maternal haplotype, whole genome shotgun sequence DNA encodes these proteins:
- the LOC131736815 gene encoding cryptic protein-like, producing MHCKCYFGVLFSVVVTFQVIHFGLGCMGQDCEDSRLSDSSKKQTPQHAEFLKQFNEMNTRSEVRKNGESGVVLPFTGLTGSAKLSRSCCQNGGTCILGSFCACPKHFTGRSCEYDERNRNCGGILHGEWVQKGCSYCRCGFGILHCFHQVFHDNCDEDVEDYRLHSEGCRLQQSVFIFMSLLMLTVIV from the exons ATGCACTGTAAATGCTATTTTGG ggtTCTCTTCTCTGTGGTAGTCACATTCCAAGTAATTCATTTTGGACTAG gttGCATGGGACAGGATTGTGAAGACTCCAGACTGTCTGATTCGTCAAAAAAGCAAACCCCTCAACACGCCGaatttttaaaacagttcaaTGAAATGAATACTCGATCCGAAGTACGGAAAAACGGAGAGTCTGGAGTTGTTTTACCTTTCACTGGCCTTACAGGAA GTGCAAAATTAAGCAGAAGCTGTTGTCAAAATGGTGGTACATGTATTCTTGGCAGCTTTTGTGCATGCCCAAAACACTTTACAGGCAGAAGTTGTGAATATGATGAACGTAACAG AAACTGTGGTGGTATTCTTCATGGTGAATGGGTACAAAAAGGATGTTCATATTGTCGATGTGGGTTTGGGATACTACACTGTTTCCACCAAGTTTTTCATGACAACTGTG ATGAGGATGTGGAAGACTACAGACTCCATTCTGAGGGCTGCAGATTACAGCAATCCGTGTTCATTTTCATGTCTCTCCTTATGCTGACAGTAATTGTATGA